The Bacillus sp. NEB1478 genome contains the following window.
AGTGGTTGGCTTCAGTCTGAAGCTTTTGTTTTTTCTTTCCGAACTGCTGTATATGATGATCAGCGAGTGCAACATGCACCACTTTCATTTCCGTGTAAAATTCAAAGGCATAATGTCCGCCTTCGCGTCCGATTCCAGAGTTTTTGGACCCTCCAAATGGAATACGTAGATCGCGTACGTTTTGAGAATTCAGCCAAAGCATTCCTGCCTCTACACTGTTGGCAACACGAAGACCTTTCTTCATGTCGTTCGTCCAGATATAGCCAGCAAGACCATATTTGATATCATTTGCGAACTCAATGACCTCTTCTTCATCTTTGAACGTCATAACTGATAATACAGGACCAAAGATCTCTTCTTGGGCCACAGTCATATCATTTTTTACATTTAATAAAAGAGATGGAGCAACAAAGTTTCCTTTTTTATGAGTTTCAGAGAGTGATTGTGAATAGATTTCTGCTCCTTCATCTTCTGCGATCTTTAGATACCATTTTACATTTTCATAATGATCTTTATGAATGAGAGGACCAACTTCTGTATCAGGGTCAGATGGATCACCAACGATAATATTCTGTACTCGTTCTTTCAAGCGGTTAATAAATTCGTCTTTAATCGTCTCTTGTACAAAAAGTCTTGAATTTGCTGTACACCGTTCACCGTTGAAAGAAAAGATTCCCCATACACAGGCGTCAATCGCGCGTTCAATTTCACAGTCATCAAATACGATAATTGGTGACTTGCCGCCAAGTTCCATCGAAAATCGCTTTAATGAAGCCGCTCCGTTTCTCATAATCTCTGAACCTGTTTTTGTTTCTCCGGTAAACGAGATCAACTGGACGTCTGGATGGGCAACGAGTGACGCTCCAGCTGTTTCTCCAAATCCGTGAACAACGTTGAAAACACCTTGTGGCAGTCCCGCTTCATGGATAAGTTCTGCTAGTTTGTTAGCTGTCAGCGGCGACCATTCTGCTGGTTTTAAAATCACAGTGTTTCCTGTAGCAAGTGCTGGCGCAATCTTCCACGTTTCAAGCATAAAAGGTGCGTTCCAAGGTGTGATGAGCCCTGCAACACCTACGGGCTTTTGAATGGTATAGTTCATAAATTCATCGTCAACATGATAAGCTTCACCAGACATACGATTTTTCACCATCTCTGCGTAAAAACGGAAGTTATCCGCTGAACGGCCAACCATTTTCCTCGTCTGTGCAATCGGCA
Protein-coding sequences here:
- the hpaE gene encoding 5-carboxymethyl-2-hydroxymuconate semialdehyde dehydrogenase; the protein is MKPEVKEKIQHYINGQFVSGLDGETFVNLNPFTNEKINTVSEGTKEDINLAAKAAKEAFKRGPWGKMKQGKRLQFIYKIADLIDRDIEEIALLESYDTGLPIAQTRKMVGRSADNFRFYAEMVKNRMSGEAYHVDDEFMNYTIQKPVGVAGLITPWNAPFMLETWKIAPALATGNTVILKPAEWSPLTANKLAELIHEAGLPQGVFNVVHGFGETAGASLVAHPDVQLISFTGETKTGSEIMRNGAASLKRFSMELGGKSPIIVFDDCEIERAIDACVWGIFSFNGERCTANSRLFVQETIKDEFINRLKERVQNIIVGDPSDPDTEVGPLIHKDHYENVKWYLKIAEDEGAEIYSQSLSETHKKGNFVAPSLLLNVKNDMTVAQEEIFGPVLSVMTFKDEEEVIEFANDIKYGLAGYIWTNDMKKGLRVANSVEAGMLWLNSQNVRDLRIPFGGSKNSGIGREGGHYAFEFYTEMKVVHVALADHHIQQFGKKKQKLQTEANH